Proteins encoded together in one Anaerococcus murdochii window:
- a CDS encoding dihydroorotase, with amino-acid sequence MKQIFTNFYGFDDVKISKNDLYVEDGIIVEKFPKEEADEIVDCNNLALLPSFTDLHVHFRDPGFTYKEDLETGSHAALKGGFTNVLLMGNTKPTVSSPEVYEDIMKRGKDLDLICIDQVYTITKNFDGKSLDHLDSLPESVKFISDDGHGVDDGAVMYMAMRKAKELGINMTLHEEVAKVSAIDYEVAEDAMTLRDCYYAYKLDMPVHFSHVSTKGAMTAIKYFKDLGAKITCEVTPHHLYFSDKTRDEMRVNPPIRREEDRQFLLKMIKEGYVDAISTDHAPHSAQEKKQNAPGFIGIETAFSTCYEVLVKSGLISLNDLVRIMSTRPSEILKIKKGKLEPGYLADFTLVDLDKSFVYREEDILSKSKNSLMIGKTLSGSIERVYRKGVLKYENNR; translated from the coding sequence ATGAAGCAAATTTTTACCAACTTTTACGGCTTTGATGACGTAAAAATTTCTAAAAATGACCTTTATGTTGAAGACGGAATTATTGTAGAAAAATTCCCAAAAGAAGAAGCAGATGAGATTGTAGATTGTAATAATCTCGCCCTTCTTCCTTCTTTTACAGATCTTCATGTCCACTTTAGGGATCCAGGTTTCACATATAAGGAAGACTTGGAAACTGGTTCTCACGCTGCCCTTAAAGGAGGTTTTACAAACGTTCTTTTGATGGGGAATACCAAGCCAACCGTATCAAGCCCTGAAGTTTATGAAGATATTATGAAAAGGGGAAAAGACCTTGATTTAATTTGTATTGATCAAGTTTATACAATTACAAAAAACTTTGATGGCAAAAGCTTAGATCACCTTGATAGCTTACCAGAGTCTGTAAAATTTATTTCAGATGACGGTCATGGAGTTGATGATGGAGCTGTAATGTATATGGCTATGAGAAAGGCTAAAGAGCTAGGAATAAATATGACTCTTCACGAGGAAGTTGCAAAAGTTTCTGCAATAGATTATGAAGTCGCAGAAGACGCTATGACTTTAAGGGATTGCTATTATGCCTATAAGCTAGATATGCCAGTTCATTTTTCTCACGTTTCTACCAAAGGGGCCATGACTGCTATTAAATACTTTAAAGATCTTGGAGCAAAGATAACTTGTGAAGTTACTCCTCACCACTTATATTTTTCTGATAAAACTAGGGATGAAATGAGAGTTAACCCTCCTATTAGAAGGGAAGAAGATAGGCAGTTTTTACTTAAAATGATTAAAGAAGGTTATGTTGATGCCATTTCAACAGACCACGCTCCTCACTCAGCTCAAGAGAAAAAACAAAATGCCCCAGGCTTCATAGGCATTGAGACAGCTTTTTCTACTTGCTATGAAGTATTGGTTAAGTCAGGACTTATATCTTTAAATGACTTAGTTAGGATAATGTCTACCAGGCCTTCAGAAATATTAAAAATTAAAAAGGGTAAATTAGAACCAGGTTATCTTGCTGATTTTACTTTAGTTGATCTTGATAAGTCTTTTGTTTACAGAGAAGAAGATATTCTTTCTAAGTCAAAAAATTCCCTAATGATAGGAAAGACACTTAGTGGTTCGATTGAAAGAGTTTATAGAAAAGGAGTATTGAAATATGAAAATAATAGATAA
- a CDS encoding class IV adenylate cyclase, giving the protein MQREIEVKVLNIIPEEIEEKLISLGAEKICREMQTNYTFEPENGEFEKGYLRIRESLVDDKRNPIELTFKEVKGDEDVRINNEFTVHIDSVSMMTSILDKMGVKLKYKGNKERISYRYKGQRFDIDTWDKNTYPHPYMEIEFTNQSKIDEILDDLGIEKGMVTTKSISDLISEL; this is encoded by the coding sequence ATGCAAAGAGAAATAGAAGTTAAAGTTTTAAATATAATTCCTGAGGAAATTGAAGAAAAATTAATAAGCCTTGGGGCAGAGAAAATATGTAGGGAAATGCAAACAAATTACACTTTTGAACCAGAAAATGGAGAATTTGAAAAAGGATATCTAAGGATTAGGGAAAGCCTTGTAGATGATAAGAGAAATCCAATAGAACTAACATTTAAGGAAGTAAAGGGTGATGAGGATGTAAGGATTAATAATGAATTTACAGTTCATATTGATTCTGTATCTATGATGACTTCAATCCTTGATAAAATGGGCGTAAAATTAAAATACAAGGGAAATAAAGAAAGAATATCATATAGGTACAAGGGTCAGAGATTTGATATAGACACTTGGGATAAAAATACCTACCCACACCCATATATGGAAATTGAATTTACAAACCAATCAAAAATAGATGAAATTCTTGATGATTTAGGCATTGAAAAGGGCATGGTTACCACAAAGTCAATTTCAGATTTAATTAGTGAATTATAA
- the pyrB gene encoding aspartate carbamoyltransferase — protein MISIKNLLNSHDLTKEDLLEIIELGNDIYKSPADFSHSADGKLLGTLFFEPSTRTRLSFESAMLRLGGSVVGFSDASVSSAKKGESLQDTVKTVSQYADIIAMRHPQEGAAYLASLAADCPIINAGDGGHQHPTQTLTDMLTISNYKESFDNHVIGICGDLKYGRTVHSLIKILNLFEGNKYILISPEELKLPQYVKEEVFDENSEYEEVRSLDEVMDKIDILYMTRIQRERFYSDAQYTRLKDSYLLDKEKMDRAREDMIVLHPLPRVNEIAKEVDSDPRAVYFKQAKFGMYVRMALIMKLLEANND, from the coding sequence ATGATTTCTATTAAAAATTTATTAAATTCGCACGATTTGACAAAAGAAGATTTACTTGAAATTATCGAACTAGGAAATGATATTTATAAGAGTCCAGCCGATTTTTCTCATTCAGCAGATGGGAAGTTATTGGGGACTCTTTTTTTTGAGCCTTCAACTAGGACAAGATTATCATTTGAATCCGCCATGCTAAGACTGGGAGGATCCGTAGTTGGATTTTCTGATGCTAGCGTGTCATCTGCAAAAAAAGGTGAAAGCCTACAAGATACAGTTAAGACTGTAAGTCAATATGCTGATATAATTGCCATGCGCCACCCACAAGAAGGTGCTGCTTATCTTGCAAGCCTTGCAGCTGATTGCCCAATCATTAATGCAGGCGACGGTGGTCACCAACACCCAACTCAAACTCTTACAGATATGCTAACAATTAGTAACTACAAAGAAAGCTTTGATAACCATGTTATAGGCATTTGTGGCGACCTAAAATACGGTAGAACAGTTCACTCTTTAATAAAAATTTTAAATCTTTTTGAGGGAAATAAATACATATTAATTTCTCCAGAAGAATTAAAGCTTCCACAATATGTAAAAGAAGAAGTTTTTGATGAAAATTCTGAGTATGAAGAAGTAAGAAGTCTTGATGAAGTAATGGATAAGATTGACATTCTTTATATGACAAGGATTCAAAGAGAAAGATTTTACTCTGATGCCCAATACACAAGACTAAAAGACTCATATCTTTTAGATAAGGAAAAAATGGACAGGGCTAGGGAAGATATGATAGTATTACACCCACTTCCTAGAGTTAACGAAATAGCAAAAGAAGTCGATAGTGACCCAAGAGCAGTTTATTTTAAACAAGCAAAATTTGGTATGTATGTAAGAATGGCACTTATTATGAAATTATTGGAGGCAAACAATGATTGA
- the pyrE gene encoding orotate phosphoribosyltransferase — protein sequence MEKTIELLKESHALLEGHFILSSGKHSDKYVQCAKLIQNPRYCEEVAKIIAAKIKEAGIEVDLCVGPAMGGIIIAYEVARDLGVDAIFTERENNEMTLRRGFEIKEGQKVIIVEDVVTTGKSSFETVDVIREHGGEVLALTSIVNRSHKDEINGLPLISATKIEVNAWDPDDLPDHLKDIPAVKPGSRKMKA from the coding sequence ATGGAAAAAACAATAGAATTATTAAAAGAATCTCACGCCCTACTTGAAGGTCACTTTATTCTTTCAAGTGGTAAACACTCTGATAAGTATGTACAATGTGCAAAATTAATTCAAAATCCTAGATACTGCGAAGAAGTTGCAAAAATAATTGCGGCAAAAATAAAGGAAGCGGGTATTGAGGTAGACTTATGTGTTGGCCCTGCCATGGGCGGCATTATAATAGCCTACGAAGTTGCTAGAGATCTTGGTGTAGATGCAATCTTTACAGAAAGAGAAAACAACGAAATGACTCTAAGACGTGGTTTTGAAATTAAGGAAGGTCAAAAAGTAATAATCGTAGAAGATGTAGTTACAACTGGTAAGTCTTCTTTTGAAACAGTTGACGTTATTAGAGAACACGGTGGCGAAGTCCTTGCCCTAACTTCAATTGTAAATAGGTCGCATAAGGACGAAATAAATGGCCTACCACTTATCTCAGCAACAAAAATTGAGGTAAATGCTTGGGATCCTGATGATCTACCAGATCATTTAAAAGATATACCAGCCGTTAAGCCTGGTTCAAGAAAAATGAAAGCTTGA
- the pyrF gene encoding orotidine-5'-phosphate decarboxylase, whose translation MKIIDKLYERVEKLGFVCVGLDTSMDYIPESMKEGKDIHQALFDYNKEIIDATKDVCAIYKLQIAYYESYGLEGMLAYKNTLDYLRSQDLLTIGDVKRSDIAASATMYAKAHFEGDFEVDFITLNPYMGMDSISPYLPYLESGQKGVFVLLRTSNPGANDFEVLETNGEELFYTIGDKLKELNDNYIGESGFGPVGLVVGATHSEEVEKIRKRYEKMFFLIPGFGAQTADSSNVYNLMNNLNAGVVNSSRAILKNWMNFEDGASNVGKYAREKTIETYKEIAKNASL comes from the coding sequence ATGAAAATAATAGATAAATTATATGAAAGGGTCGAAAAATTAGGCTTTGTTTGTGTAGGTCTTGATACATCTATGGATTATATTCCTGAATCTATGAAGGAAGGCAAGGATATCCACCAAGCACTTTTTGACTACAACAAGGAAATTATTGATGCAACTAAAGATGTTTGCGCTATTTACAAGCTCCAAATTGCCTACTATGAATCTTATGGACTTGAAGGAATGCTTGCTTATAAAAATACTTTAGACTATCTTAGAAGCCAAGATTTACTTACTATAGGGGATGTTAAGAGGTCTGACATAGCAGCTTCCGCAACAATGTATGCAAAAGCCCACTTTGAAGGAGACTTTGAAGTTGACTTTATTACCCTAAACCCATATATGGGAATGGATTCAATTTCTCCATACCTACCATATTTAGAGTCTGGCCAGAAAGGTGTATTTGTTCTTCTAAGAACCTCAAACCCAGGAGCTAATGACTTTGAAGTTTTAGAAACAAATGGCGAAGAACTTTTCTACACAATTGGTGATAAGCTAAAAGAGTTAAATGATAATTACATTGGTGAATCTGGATTCGGTCCTGTTGGACTTGTTGTAGGTGCAACTCACAGCGAAGAAGTCGAAAAAATTAGAAAAAGATATGAAAAGATGTTTTTCTTAATTCCTGGTTTTGGTGCCCAAACAGCTGATAGTTCAAATGTTTATAATTTAATGAATAATCTAAATGCAGGCGTTGTAAACTCATCTAGAGCCATCCTTAAAAATTGGATGAATTTTGAAGATGGGGCATCAAATGTTGGTAAATATGCAAGAGAAAAAACTATTGAAACTTACAAGGAAATAGCTAAAAATGCAAGCCTATAG
- a CDS encoding dihydroorotate dehydrogenase electron transfer subunit, with the protein MQAYRPCKVLEKIEIAPGILKISIDINLKAKPGQFFMLRADSFRQDPILARPFGVCEQREDRLIFLLQVVGKGTRLLAELKEGDGVSVLGPLGNGFVKTDDKKIAIVAGGIGIAPLLELAKKLEIKADFYGGFAADPYFIDEFKPYVNNIVTSSERDEGLFILDKLNPDDYDLIYACGPNPMLKALCEKNTKAKIQVSMEAHMGCGIGACLGCTVEDRNGDFIRVCKDGPVFDAERIF; encoded by the coding sequence ATGCAAGCCTATAGACCATGTAAAGTTTTAGAAAAGATTGAAATTGCACCAGGTATTTTAAAAATTTCTATAGATATAAACTTAAAGGCTAAACCTGGACAGTTTTTTATGCTTAGAGCAGATTCCTTTAGGCAAGACCCAATTCTCGCTAGACCCTTTGGAGTATGTGAACAAAGAGAAGATAGGCTAATATTTCTACTTCAAGTTGTAGGAAAGGGCACAAGGCTATTAGCAGAACTTAAGGAAGGTGACGGTGTATCAGTCCTAGGTCCGCTTGGCAATGGATTTGTAAAAACAGATGATAAGAAGATTGCTATAGTCGCTGGTGGAATTGGAATCGCTCCACTTTTAGAGCTAGCTAAAAAGCTTGAAATCAAGGCTGATTTCTATGGGGGATTTGCAGCTGATCCTTATTTCATAGACGAATTTAAACCTTATGTAAACAATATTGTAACAAGTTCTGAGAGAGATGAAGGGTTATTTATCCTCGATAAATTAAACCCAGATGATTATGACCTAATCTACGCTTGTGGCCCAAATCCTATGCTAAAAGCTCTTTGTGAGAAAAATACTAAGGCCAAAATACAAGTATCAATGGAAGCCCATATGGGTTGTGGAATAGGCGCTTGTCTAGGATGCACAGTCGAAGATAGAAATGGTGATTTTATCAGAGTTTGTAAAGATGGTCCAGTTTTTGATGCAGAAAGGATATTTTAA
- a CDS encoding dihydroorotate dehydrogenase: MSLKVNIAGVEFKNPVIAASGTFGFGEEYKDYIDLNKLGGISSKGLTLRKNPGNPGIRIYETPAGIMNSIGLQNPGVDHFIENELVFMRKYDTVVIANLGGHSYDDYRIGVAKLDKADIDMIELNISCPNLKEGGMAFGTDHQKAREVISLVRKETKHPLIVKLSPNVTHIGEFAKIAQDCGADAISLVNTFNAMAVDIKRKKFVFNNKTAGLSGPAIKPIALRMTYEVAQAVDIPIIAMGGIMDVEDCLEFMMVGASAIQVGTANFSKLDTMIEIIDNLEKYCTDNNISDINDIVGIL, translated from the coding sequence ATGAGCTTAAAAGTTAATATAGCAGGCGTGGAATTTAAAAATCCTGTGATTGCAGCAAGTGGTACCTTTGGTTTTGGTGAAGAATATAAAGACTACATAGACCTAAATAAACTTGGTGGAATTTCTTCCAAGGGTCTAACTTTAAGGAAAAATCCAGGAAATCCTGGAATTAGAATTTATGAAACTCCAGCAGGAATAATGAATTCAATTGGCCTTCAAAATCCAGGTGTTGACCACTTTATAGAGAATGAACTGGTTTTCATGAGAAAGTATGACACAGTTGTTATAGCAAACCTTGGTGGCCATTCTTATGATGATTATAGGATTGGTGTTGCTAAGCTTGATAAGGCTGACATTGATATGATTGAGTTAAATATTTCATGTCCAAACCTTAAAGAAGGCGGCATGGCTTTTGGCACAGATCATCAAAAAGCTAGAGAAGTCATTAGTCTTGTTAGAAAGGAAACTAAGCATCCTCTAATTGTAAAACTTTCACCCAATGTGACCCATATCGGTGAATTTGCAAAAATTGCTCAAGATTGTGGGGCTGATGCAATATCTCTTGTTAATACCTTTAATGCCATGGCAGTAGATATAAAAAGAAAAAAATTTGTTTTTAACAATAAAACTGCTGGTCTTTCAGGACCTGCAATTAAGCCAATAGCTCTTAGGATGACATATGAAGTTGCCCAAGCTGTTGATATACCAATTATCGCGATGGGTGGTATTATGGATGTTGAAGACTGTCTTGAATTTATGATGGTGGGAGCTTCGGCAATCCAAGTTGGTACAGCAAACTTTTCAAAACTCGATACAATGATTGAAATAATTGATAATCTAGAAAAATATTGTACTGATAATAATATCAGTGACATTAATGATATAGTTGGAATTTTATAG
- a CDS encoding glucosaminidase domain-containing protein gives MYKKSFISNFIFLMLLVLPFFGFADKAFANEPKINRKEALILGLKQISEEAMNLKDMRDIRFEKLKKDLDDFIEKGSTKISNKSDFYPLNPTQFSREELGWGLSGTNLLGLEKDFKDASEEEGVNPILLMAMAKHETGNGTSELFLKKKNLFGFNAVDHDPYNLATDFKDERASIFTVAKHLKNEYLNEEGKFYNGVSTNGIGKLYATDPDWSKKVDWMMIEVTRAMIRGYEGYEQR, from the coding sequence GTGTATAAAAAAAGTTTTATTAGTAATTTTATATTCTTAATGCTTTTAGTTTTGCCATTTTTTGGATTTGCAGATAAAGCTTTTGCAAATGAGCCTAAGATTAATAGAAAAGAAGCCCTAATCCTAGGCCTTAAACAAATATCTGAAGAAGCAATGAATTTAAAAGATATGAGAGATATAAGATTTGAAAAATTAAAAAAAGACCTAGATGATTTTATAGAAAAAGGTTCAACAAAAATATCAAATAAAAGTGATTTTTACCCTCTAAATCCTACTCAGTTTTCTAGAGAGGAATTAGGATGGGGTCTTTCTGGCACAAACCTTTTAGGACTTGAAAAAGACTTTAAAGATGCCAGCGAAGAAGAAGGTGTCAATCCAATCCTACTTATGGCTATGGCTAAGCATGAGACAGGTAATGGTACCAGCGAACTTTTCTTAAAAAAGAAAAATTTATTTGGCTTTAACGCAGTTGACCATGACCCATATAATTTAGCTACAGACTTTAAAGATGAAAGAGCATCTATTTTTACGGTCGCTAAACATTTAAAGAATGAATACCTTAATGAAGAAGGCAAGTTTTATAATGGCGTCTCTACAAATGGAATTGGTAAACTGTATGCAACTGATCCTGATTGGTCGAAGAAGGTAGACTGGATGATGATTGAAGTTACCAGGGCTATGATTAGAGGCTATGAGGGTTACGAACAAAGATAA
- a CDS encoding metallophosphoesterase — MIYALADLHLDYTEEKSMEVFGDAWQHYQEKIFTNWKNKIKDDDTVLIPGDISWAMDINDAKIDLAKIDALPGRKIMMKGNHDFWWSSLNKLNQLGLNSIEFLQNNSFEVEDYLICGTRGWISRDSRDFTDHDEKIFKRELLRLENSIRSLKSDKKLIINLHYPPINTDGSLNEFFDLAKEFKAHTVIYGHLHGNGHRLIKEGNYEGVNLVCVSSDYVDFDPVRIG; from the coding sequence ATGATATATGCTCTAGCTGATCTACATTTAGATTATACTGAAGAAAAATCTATGGAGGTCTTTGGAGATGCTTGGCAACATTACCAAGAGAAAATCTTCACAAATTGGAAAAATAAAATAAAAGATGATGACACAGTCTTGATACCGGGTGACATTTCATGGGCTATGGATATCAATGATGCAAAGATAGATCTTGCAAAAATAGACGCCCTTCCTGGTAGGAAGATAATGATGAAGGGAAACCATGATTTTTGGTGGTCATCCTTAAATAAGCTAAATCAGTTAGGACTTAATTCAATAGAGTTTTTGCAAAATAATTCTTTTGAAGTAGAAGATTATTTAATTTGTGGAACCAGAGGATGGATTTCTAGGGATAGTAGAGATTTCACTGATCATGATGAAAAAATTTTCAAAAGAGAGCTTCTAAGACTTGAAAATTCAATAAGAAGTTTGAAATCTGATAAAAAGTTAATTATAAATCTCCACTACCCACCGATAAATACTGACGGTTCTTTGAATGAATTTTTTGATTTAGCCAAAGAGTTTAAGGCCCATACTGTAATATATGGTCACCTCCATGGGAATGGTCATAGGTTGATAAAGGAAGGAAATTATGAAGGGGTCAATTTAGTTTGTGTATCAAGTGATTATGTAGATTTTGACCCAGTTAGGATAGGATAA
- a CDS encoding aspartate carbamoyltransferase regulatory subunit, whose translation MIEITSIKDGIVIDHIRAGLGMQIYNLLDLKDLKNEVAIILNASSTRFGKKDILKIANNIQINLDAVSIIDPTATVNIIENEKVVKKLQLELPEKAVDILTCQNPKCVSTSEREVQSEFILINKEEKTYKCAYCGHIYDVEE comes from the coding sequence ATGATTGAGATTACAAGTATTAAAGACGGAATAGTAATAGACCACATTAGGGCTGGTTTAGGCATGCAAATATATAATCTTTTAGACCTAAAAGATTTGAAAAATGAAGTTGCTATAATCTTAAATGCTTCTTCTACAAGATTTGGCAAAAAAGATATCCTAAAAATTGCTAATAATATCCAAATAAACTTAGATGCAGTTTCAATCATCGATCCAACTGCAACTGTAAATATTATAGAAAATGAAAAGGTAGTTAAAAAACTCCAACTAGAACTTCCAGAAAAGGCAGTTGATATTCTAACATGTCAAAATCCAAAGTGCGTATCAACAAGTGAGAGAGAAGTTCAAAGCGAATTTATTTTGATAAATAAAGAAGAAAAAACATATAAGTGTGCTTACTGTGGCCACATTTACGACGTGGAAGAATAA
- a CDS encoding ATP-binding protein, whose translation MTRIFIEELNIKSFGKFQNKIIKLAPTFNLIYGLNETGKTTIKNFIEGMFYGFDEGKVRISFSNKRELYRPKSSYIYAGEMKIRKDDELYLLYRNFDNGDFRITNLIDNKEINLKKSDLNAPGKFFLGIDYDIYKSYISSEQIQEISSDSKKKILEKLSSSDVDYNFSVKNALEILDNRLRELGTDRAYTKPYYKTKEKIENLDVEIAEIDRLKRDFYKSFKKLEEEKSILSDSEIEYKTKKETNQIYQQKRSDENFKSYRQWSDKLFELDKELEAYADLEGLDKENLTLEESKDIKKDYRLIYTFAILGLALLVIFSKNPYILLLSLPFIYLILRPLNEDGGNNQAEYNSLRRRFEKYENLLFEREKILDVLDILKKQDLSLIGDDKAKKLDFTDYDNIKELKDISKLESEIRDRRLKIHSQEKELLSVDNILQKEAGLRDDLKYQRDILEKIEKEIEAIKLAKKIILEIAGENMADIDKLNRKIKTILNEASKSQFVVSFDKDLQSQIRDKSSFVYNEDQLSKGFFDQVNLAMKLSLVEEVVKDCFLIFDDAFINFDIERLIRFLYLILDESSERQIIYFTCHKREEDFFEAENIDVNRIQLEDR comes from the coding sequence ATGACTAGAATTTTTATTGAAGAATTAAATATTAAGTCTTTTGGTAAATTTCAAAATAAAATAATAAAGCTAGCCCCAACTTTTAACCTAATTTACGGTTTAAATGAAACCGGAAAAACAACAATAAAAAATTTCATAGAAGGTATGTTCTATGGTTTCGATGAGGGAAAAGTAAGGATAAGTTTTTCGAATAAAAGAGAACTCTATAGGCCAAAATCATCTTATATCTATGCTGGTGAGATGAAAATTAGAAAAGATGATGAATTATATTTGCTTTATAGAAATTTTGATAATGGAGATTTTAGGATTACAAATTTAATTGACAATAAAGAAATTAATCTTAAAAAATCCGATTTAAATGCACCTGGGAAATTTTTTCTAGGGATTGATTATGATATTTATAAATCTTATATATCATCAGAACAAATACAGGAAATTAGTTCAGATAGTAAGAAAAAAATTCTTGAAAAATTGTCCTCATCTGATGTAGACTATAATTTTTCAGTCAAAAATGCTTTGGAAATTTTAGATAACAGGTTAAGAGAACTCGGCACTGATAGGGCTTATACCAAGCCGTATTATAAGACAAAAGAAAAAATAGAAAATTTAGATGTTGAAATTGCTGAAATTGATAGGCTAAAAAGAGATTTTTATAAGTCTTTTAAAAAATTAGAAGAAGAAAAAAGTATTCTTTCAGATAGTGAAATTGAATACAAAACAAAAAAAGAAACTAATCAAATTTATCAGCAAAAAAGATCAGATGAAAATTTTAAATCCTATAGGCAGTGGTCTGATAAACTCTTTGAATTAGATAAGGAGTTAGAGGCTTATGCTGACCTTGAGGGATTAGATAAAGAAAATTTAACACTTGAAGAATCAAAGGATATAAAAAAAGATTATAGACTCATCTACACCTTTGCAATTCTTGGCTTAGCCTTATTAGTTATATTTTCTAAAAATCCCTATATTTTACTTTTAAGCCTACCTTTTATCTATCTTATTTTAAGGCCTCTTAACGAAGATGGAGGAAATAATCAAGCTGAGTATAATAGTCTAAGGCGTAGATTTGAAAAATATGAAAATCTTCTTTTTGAAAGAGAGAAAATTTTAGATGTTTTGGATATATTAAAAAAACAAGACTTAAGTTTAATAGGAGATGACAAGGCAAAGAAACTTGATTTTACAGACTATGATAATATAAAAGAACTTAAAGACATTTCAAAACTTGAATCTGAAATAAGAGACCGTAGACTAAAAATACATTCTCAAGAAAAAGAACTTTTATCAGTTGATAATATACTACAAAAAGAAGCAGGTCTACGTGATGACCTTAAATATCAAAGAGATATACTAGAAAAAATAGAGAAAGAAATAGAAGCAATTAAGCTTGCTAAAAAAATTATTCTAGAAATCGCTGGTGAGAATATGGCAGATATTGATAAGTTAAATAGGAAAATTAAAACTATTTTGAACGAGGCCAGCAAATCACAATTTGTAGTTAGTTTTGATAAGGACTTACAAAGTCAAATTAGAGATAAGTCTAGTTTTGTTTATAATGAAGACCAGCTGTCGAAAGGATTTTTTGACCAAGTTAATTTGGCTATGAAATTAAGCCTTGTAGAAGAAGTTGTTAAAGATTGTTTTTTGATTTTTGATGATGCCTTCATAAACTTTGATATAGAAAGATTGATTAGGTTTTTATATTTGATTCTAGATGAATCTTCTGAAAGGCAAATAATTTATTTTACTTGTCATAAAAGAGAAGAAGATTTTTTTGAAGCTGAAAATATTGATGTTAATAGAATACAATTGGAGGATAGATGA